The sequence ATGTTCCTTGCTAGGTGGCAGACAATAAGAAATAGAAAAGAGGAAAAGATATTTCAATGGTCACGTACATCTGACGGGAAAAGGTACTTCCTAGTTATGCAAAAGCAATAAAACCAACTAGTACgatgtttgttattttcataaaaaactttCAATGGTTTTCAAAATTGCCACTGTAGTTTGGCAGATAATGAGAAAAGTTTCGATACTGATACCTTGGCATGTCTTTGATACTGTCCTTTCTGATAAACGTCCCTCGAGAGACCAAAATCAGCAATCTTTGCGATGTCATTGAAAGATATCAAAATATTCCGGGCTGCAATATCTCGGTGAACAACCTGAATAACAGTAATATGATTTTGAAATCCTGGTGATTAGATCACATGATAAACTATAGTATCAAAATTGTAGAATTATTCATTGAGCATACGTGTAAGGTTCGATTTTGCTCGAGTAGTTCAACGTTAGAATGGAATGGCACAGACCCACAGCTGGGCAAGTAGACAGATGTGCAGCCCTACGCATGGTATTATGCATTTAGTAGGGATTCAGCTGCAGACAAAATAGGTATGAAATGGTGTATTACATATAATAATACCCATATTGCTCTATGCTGTCGAcgttttttctgtaaaaaatcaACAGCGGTATTTTACATTATTAAGAAAACGGAACTACCGAACTACACAAGTCTTGCAACTTGCAAGTCAAAAAAGAAAGCGAATAAGATGGCCACCGCTGTATCGTCCTACAATAAGATGATGACAGTGTCAAATTTAAAGGAACgcaaatatttaaatgttaCTGCTATTCCACTGAAGTCATTCTTATTTATTATACGAGCGCCAGGCACTATACTCATTCTTGTGTCTCACGCAGTGCAAATGACACTCGAACGAACAGGCGATATTTGGTAAATACCTCTTCATATGCAACATAAAGTCAGAGCCAGCCAAAAACATGATGATACAAAGACTTTGTATAGTTTGTTTTACGAGCATAGAAACTAATCTTGTGTAACCATGAACCGTAAATACGTAATTTAACAGATAAGAGTCTAAAGAGCCATTTTGAAAAGTAAAAGTATGTTGGTAGGGTTTTGCGAGAATGAAAACTAACCTGCTgattttcaagatgttccagCGCTCTTGTGATGTGTAATGCAAATTCTAAAAGAAGTTTATCAAGTGTGATGGTAACTTTCGTCGTGTCTTTCCATTCCTTCAGAAAATCAAGTAAATCCTTTCTCATCAGCTCGGTTACGATGCAACACTGACCTGTGATAATGACAGGAAAACTGTTAGATCTTTTGTCTGACTATGTGTTAACTTATAAATTCTATAACTTCACAGATAGTAAGATGCACGACAAGTATATGTAATCACTGCAGAGAGAGCACgcaaagttttgtgaaattaaatCTGCAGTTTGCCTGTACACGTATAAAAGTATACTATTTTGTGTCAATGGGCTTTCTTGCGTGCTTGTGTGTTTGTTGCTCTATCCTCACAAGAGGCAGcaaagctttgatatttatttgagGTAGGCAGTCACCAACGGCAGAAAAACAACTAGAAGAAACAGAAGAAACGAAAAAAACGACTGCCAAATAATATCATGCTTACGCATACCTCGTTCAACTACTACACCTGTAAGTTCGATTACATTTGGATGACCCTTGAGTTTGTCGAGGAGCTGCAACTCTTGAACAAATGTGTGCGAATACTCAGCATCGTCTACGGACAAATATTAAGAAAATACAATCAATTATGTCTATTGAATTGTTCTATAATTTACAATAACAGTATAGGACATTGAGCCTTCCGACATGATCATGCAACTAATACTACGTGCAACTTTGAAGTTACTAAATGTTACTTTGATGTCAAAACGGAATTTGCCAGAAGTAACTGATTCTCACAAATTGCCCATATGTTTTAAGAAGTCAACGCTTGCTATTATCTCAATTTAGTGTTTAACCTGTTCGTTCGCCTAAATCAATTTTTGAATTGCAAACAATTTGAGTTGCAAACTGGGTAATCAGACCTTTGAGAATTTTTACGGCTACCATTCTGACAAATTCTGGAGTCAGAGTTAACTTCGCGTTGTGTACTTTCGAAAACATTCCTTCGCcaagtaaattcaaaattttcaattgactTGATTTGAAGGTCTCAGCATCAACCTGTAAAAGAAAATCATGAAGGTATTATGTGCcttgaaactgaaagatttaaactttactcaaccatttttttttcagaataagAATATAAATTTGGGTCACCATACACATTGTGTTACTAAAGGaataaattacttcaaatttaCGGATAGTTGAAATCTACTAGCCGCTTTTCTTATTTTAATTCTATGGGTaggattttcgattttcaaaaaaattacacttgaaagcctttttttatttcatgagcttcaaaatgagccccagaAAGCTGTAGTCCATATGAATGTACTGTCAAAATCTAATTATCAGAATATCTATCACAGAGGGGCATTTTTAAATGAATGTTATGAAGATCAATAAAGGAAAACAGCAATCTATGCCAGGATGTTCAGATGAAATGACATTCGATTTGTCGATATCAAGAGTTTTAATTACATACACTTGCAATTAATTACATTGCAATGCAGAAGGTGTACAAAACATCAGCGGTCGATCCGTACCGGTATTTTCATTTTCCATTCATTTTCCCTTAGTTCCAGGCGAGAATATCGGTGCATGGGACGCAATGTTTTGGCTCTTATCACAGCAAGAATTGTAGCCAGCAGAAAAATACAACCACAGACGGTGACAACAGGAACTAAATAATTGTCCTGACTTGATATAAGCTGTAAAATCAACCACATGCAACGATTTAATGATATGCAGCTAAACTTTTTGCAGGGTTGCGATTAAAAGTGAAAGATTAACTGGAAATGAAAAAGCTACTTTACAAATAACAAAACGTGCTTACAATTTACCGTCACCGTAAAGGAGCAGATCGCTGAGTTGTTCTGATGGTCAAATACAGATATGACGACTTTGGAATTCCCCACAGGAAAGACTTGGCCAGATTCATGCGTGGATAtcatctcagagatgccttcGTTGTCGGTTGCTTTTATTGATTGCCAGGTCACATTTGCCTCGTCTGCAGAGTGCCGCGCCATTATTGTGATGTTAGACGGACAGTCGTGGATAATAGGTTTCTGCACGTCTACCAGAAAAAATTACTTTCAGAGACAACACTGATTGTTGAATTATAGACCTACCATATCAATCGCACATGCATTTCTCACATGCTCCATCAAACATTTGCAACCAAAGGAAGTCCTCTAAAACACAAAGAAAGGCATTTGCATCTCTCCCTGTCGTTATTCTGAACATACATGATTAACTACGCTAACTTTCAAATGTTCGAAAATCATTCAAAGTAGTAAACAAAGTCTCAACAGTATAGAATAACCTTACTCAAAATAGTGTTGATAGGGCAATTATTCTGACGAGTAATGCTTAAGCTTTTGTTGAAAGTATTTGATATCTACCTCTATCACATTTGTCTCCTGCCCAACCTCCAACACACTGGCAACCTTCAAACTGTATGCAATTATGGGCATGGATACAATCGCAAATCTTCGTGCAGTTCTTTCCCCAGACATTGTCCTTGCAACCTGCGAGGCAGAAAAAACAATGGAATGTGcgttttattttacaaagtttGAAACCTATTATCACCAACCAGTAGgcataattttacaatttatttataCAGGTATTGTCCGAAATAAATTAAAGGCTTTGTTCACGAAGGCTCCCAAGATCTAGTTTCAAACGTTAGTCCCTCCTCCATCGAACCAGTATCAAATGCGCTTACGTAAGTTAAAAAAGTTCACTATAAATGAATGCAGTACTACAAACGATTGCTATAATGTATAGAGACTAAGTAAACTTCATGTAGAGCAATGTTTCAATGCGCCCAAGACCTAGCAGTAATGTTTTTTTGTAGATATGTCAAACGTACAAATCAATAAAAAACATTAGAACCACACAAACTATTATAAAAAACGTCAAACACTGCGGTCAGTCGCATGCATAGGTGAGCCGTTAAGGTCTCATGCTAgctgttccaaactttgcatgacgtGTCCGATCACTACTTAACTAGCTATCACAGAAAATGCAACCCTTGTATCACGTCTAAAACAGAGTAGTACGATACGTTACTTACTAACCTTTGACGTCAACAATCACTGTATTGGAAAAATATAACTTCTTGTCGTCATGCCCATTACCAGCGCACCTATATGTACCAGCATCCCCTTTTGTTGCATTTGAAATGGAAACCAAGGCCATTCtaaatgtcacaaaaatacGAAACAATGTAAGTTTGACATCAGTATCATATACTTAGatattttgcaatgtttacAAGCCTAACAACAACAGCGTATTTTGACACCTGGCAAATAGTGAAGGCAAGCGAAAACATTATTACTGGGCTTAATCTGTCCCTTGGACTTCATTGTATTGAAGATTAAAAACAACCACGACATCGCTAACTTAAAGTACCAAAAATACTTATAATATATAACGTATGACAAATTATATCGACAACAATAGATGATTATTTGACCATTTATATCGACAACAATGGATGTTCGAGACAATTAAGAACAATGACGATCGTAGTGCGTTCTATGACAAGTTgtgttgaaaagtgaatttaTGAGCTTGACTTaagatttgattttattaatacaCACGTTATTTACATGTGATAATTATGTGCACATCTACTTTTAATCGGGGGAGAGCTGGACACAGAAAAGAAGCCCAGGAGTTTGAACTTTAGTGTAGCATTTTTAGGCTTCGCAATTTAGAAGTAAGGTATATAATTGACACGGACTGGAGTGTTCACGAGCATCTACTTAGTTTAAGTAAACACAAGACTTTGACTCCAAGGACACTACCGTGTACGTTTGCTTAGATTCATAATCGTTTGTGTGAATTCAAAGGCAATCGTCACAACTGTAAAGCGCAAAAGGTGCTCTTCAAAATAAGTTGCCTTTTAACtcaaaaaaagtaaattttcaaaaactgatcTCGCTATAACACCCATCCAGTTAATTTCATCCTTCGACTGACAAGTGTCAACTTGCGTATGATAAATCGAATGAGTAAAATGATGTGAAAGTGAGCATGATGTAGTTTCAAACTTCAGAAACTTTCTAAATTGTACATGCCACATCGTTTTATTTCTTGCGAGTTACGTGTCATGCTTATCATGATGCGTCACGTTCTATGTACTGCAGCATGTCAGGTAAACACATGTGTTAAAACTGTATTTGTAGTGTGATTGCAAAGTACATATACATGGAAATTCAACGCATACAGTAGCAGTTACAAAAATCTCTACCCACATAGGTCcatgcaaacaaaattaaaaatacagtgTACCTTTGAACAACATAAAATAGATTTACTCGTTCTCTAGGTCCGTTATCAAAGTCGTTGTACAGTAAGATGCcattaaattcaattttcaaatcttcCCGGCGTATGTTGATAAATCTGCATACAAAGCGGATGGTACCACGTACTGGAACTATGTCCTTTTCAACGGATAAGGTGACGTGTGGGGGAACAGCTGTGAATTAAGCAAAGCAGAACAATCTAATGCGcaataattgttttatttatttatttattaatgtatTGACATTGAAGGATAACCCATTACAGATACCAATTAAGTGATGAAAGTTTCCAAATGGGGCCGTACCCTTGCATGACTttgctgatatatatatatatatatatatatatatatatatatatatatatatatatatatatatatatatatatatatatatatatatatatatatatatatatatatatatatatatatatcaaaaaatgacTTGACCAGTAAACCAAGATTGGTACAGTATAATTGACAAAGGTGACCTACAAGTTTTCGAGTGACTGTAAGATTTTAAAACAGAGTAGGCAAAAATGCTATAAAACATGTACAATACGTACTCATACCTTTAAAAACTTATACGCAGCTAATGGATGAAAATATACACTCTTTACAAATATTGATGTCATTCATAATTTAAAAACATCTGACCAAACACTGTTAAGATCAACCCTGGAATTCAAATCTGTGAAACTTACGTATATCACATGCTGGTCCCTGCCATCCTACAGCACATTTACAAGCACCATTCCACACGTGACAAGTTGCACCATTTTTGCATATGCATTTCATATCGCACGAAATTCCGTACTTCCCACTTGGACAACCTAGAGCAATAAAAATTATGTCGCTCACAATAAAGTAAAAATGAATTGCAAAAACCACCGACGCATTAATGTGCACTGTCAGTGACATAAGCGTAAAGCAATATCGTCACAATACTCACATACTAAAATTTGTCACTTTTCTGATACTATTTTGATGCATAAATCAAAAGGTACATACCGACTACGGCTAGTTCCAGAGAATTATACGCAATCGGAGGATTTTCAACCGGTtctacaattgaaaattcataattccAGTCTTTGTTCGGATCAATCCCTCTGAGTTCTACTTGCACGATCACATGGTTCGAGACAAAGTCCTCATAATCTTGTTCATTCTTCATGTGTGATAAGGCTCTTATCCATCGCCTTACAATTGGATGATTCCACTGAAAAAAATTAGGAAAGTTGGAACACAAAGGGATGATGGATTATCATTTTCTACAGTAATTATACTATGTTCGCGATCCTCCTTTATATGTTTCTTGCGGcgtaattttgaataacatgTGCTACGAAGTGTGTGCATTAGAAAGTGAGACAATTCACAGACTAGGATCCTTCCTATGTGCACGTTTAAGATGAAAACTTGTTACAACGCCCAGTTTATCACGTCCATTTGCAAGTTTGCACTTCAATTAGGTTTCGCTAATAGAAAAGGATGCGCTAAGCAGTCAgttatgtcattattttttcattttgaaacccCAAAGTAACCCACCTCCAGCCCATGTAACATCACTTG comes from Ptychodera flava strain L36383 chromosome 8, AS_Pfla_20210202, whole genome shotgun sequence and encodes:
- the LOC139138943 gene encoding uncharacterized protein yields the protein MKETSGRTIHLIVFAFIVRETVGDWTNWYNLHDDKSGGDVEKIEDIREFYPNQLCDNPTAMDAVTVDGDSVRSTRDVFRQFNATGLECVDEDQINRKCNDYKVRFCCPGSHGALTCKSEDVLNQYPVTAISSINIPEDTGVGIPIFNLSEFSSDGYLTDFSSAQIVYGNTFNRFSVSEDDNQILVAAFLTINVTSYFNLTIHIEMTDGYVKAFGLAIRVDDVISWPPYYNTTCETKPSTKSWPFALDLNLRGGWLSDLHLHKPKHNFTYVDMTNCKCSIDGYILTVTEKYGYMLKDLVIKATDRVSGHVEKISIGSVSERFQVMLHGLEWNHPIVRRWIRALSHMKNEQDYEDFVSNHVIVQVELRGIDPNKDWNYEFSIVEPVENPPIAYNSLELAVVGCPSGKYGISCDMKCICKNGATCHVWNGACKCAVGWQGPACDIPVPPHVTLSVEKDIVPVRGTIRFVCRFINIRREDLKIEFNGILLYNDFDNGPRERVNLFYVVQRMALVSISNATKGDAGTYRCAGNGHDDKKLYFSNTVIVDVKGCKDNVWGKNCTKICDCIHAHNCIQFEGCQCVGGWAGDKCDRDVQKPIIHDCPSNITIMARHSADEANVTWQSIKATDNEGISEMISTHESGQVFPVGNSKVVISVFDHQNNSAICSFTVTVNSYIKSGQLFSSCCHRLWLYFSAGYNSCCDKSQNIASHAPIFSPGTKGK